The Aquamicrobium lusatiense genomic interval GCATCCGTGGAACGCAGCGTCTGGCCGGTGATTTCCCGATAGACGCCCAACGCCTTTTCCACATTGGAACCGAACCGGCCATCGATCACGCCCGGCGAGGCGCCAGCCCGATCGAGCAGGATTTGCAGTGCGGCTATATCCTCACGCGCGCCAAGCGCGAGGGAGGAATCGACGCGCGTCGTCGGCGTCACCGGCCTGGATGGCGAGTCGGGTGCGCGAAGATTGGGTTCGAGCGAAGCCTCCTCAAGCTGACGCCTTTCGATTCGTGAAGAATCCGGCGCCTGCGGGAACTCGCCTGATGGACCGCGATAGGTGTCGCCCGGCGGTTCAGGGAATTCCTGATAATAGCCGCCGGAATAGGGATCGTAGACCCGGGCCTCTTCTTCACGCTGACGTTGAAGGAAGCGCTCCATGTCGCCGGGGTCGTCGTTGTAATACCGTTCCTGCTGCCTTTGCTGCCGGCGCATCGCGCGCCGGTCGCGGCGCGTATCCGGCGGCTCGACCGCGATCACCTCGCCCGTATAGCTGTCGACGATAACGCGGTTGCCGGCACCATCGAAATACACTTCAAGATCGCCCGACTGCGCCAGCATCAGCGAACCGGCCGGTTCGGACACCGGCCTCTGCTCTTCAGCAGAACTAACGCCCCAGGAAGCCATCGCATCGAATGAAAACAATGCTGCGGCGATTACCGAAGCGGACAGGAAAATATGCGACGACATGCAGGCTAAGCTCTCCATGCATTCCATACGCCCGCAGGGGCGAATCATTTTCTCAGGGCATTTTGCCCGCAACCCGACCTTTGAAGATAATTTTCCAAGATGAACCGGGCATGAAGATGGCCGCATTGCTGCGGCCATCCTGTTTAGCCAGCACGGCTGGAGCGGGGCTTACGCCGCCTGTTCGGCCTCGGTTCCCGCACCCGACCGGCTGCGGAAGTTCAGGCGATCGGAGCCGGCGGTCACCTTCACCGTCGAACCGTCCAGAATTTCGCCCCCGAGAATCTTCTCGGCCAGCGGATCCTGCAGTTCCTTCTGCATCACGCGCTTCAGCGGGCGTGCGCCATAGGCAGGGTCATAACCCTTCTGCGCAAGCCATTCGACCGCCTCATCGTCCAGCTCGAGATGGATCTTGCGATCGACCAGCAGGCTTTCCAGACGCTTGAGCTGAATGCGGACGATCTGGCCCATATCCTGCCTGCGCAGGCGATGGAACAGAATCACCTCATCGATGCGGTTCAGGAATTCCGGCCGGAACGAAGCCTTGACGACATTCAGCACATCGTCGCGCACCACATCCACGTCCTGATCGTCGGTCAGATTGACCAGATATTCCGCACCGAGGTTGGAAGTCATCACAATCAGCGTGTTGCGGAAGTCGACCGTGCGGCCCTGTCCGTCGGTCAGGCGTCCATCATCGAGAACCTGCAGCAGAACGTTGAAAACGTCCGGATGCGCCTTCTCGATCTCGTCGAAAAGCACGACCTGATAAGGCCGGCGCCGCACAGCTTCCGTCAGGGCGCCACCTTCCTCATAGCCGACATAGCCGGGAGGCGCGCCGATGAGCCGGGACACGGAGTGCTTCTCCATGAACTCCGACATGTCGATGCGCACCATGGCGTTCTCGTCGTCGAACAGGAACGAAGCCAGAGCCTTGGTCAGCTCCGTCTTGCCCACGCCCGTTGGGCCGAGGAACATGAACGAGCCGATCGGCCGGTTCGGATCCTGCAAGCCCGCGCGCGCACGGCGCACGGCCTTAGAGACCGCCTGCACGGCCTCGCCCTGACCGACCACACGCCTCGCCAGTTCGTCTTCCATGCGCAGAAGCTTGTCGCGCTCGCCTTCCAGCATCTTGTCGACCGGAATGCCCGTCCAGCGAGACACGATATGTGCCACGTGATCGGGCGTGACGACCTCTTCGACCATGCCGCCCGGCTTGCCGTCATGGGCTTCAGCCTCGGCCAGCTTCTTTTCCAGTTCCGGGATCCGGCCATAGGCAAGCTCGCCGGCGCGCTGGAATTCACCCTTGCGCTGGGCAATGGCAAGTTCGTTGCGCGCTGCGTCCAGTTCCTTCTTCAGATCGGCAGCCAGACCAAGCTTCTGCTTTTCAGCCTGCCACTTGGCGGTCAGTCCCGAAGATTCCTCTTCCAGATCGGAAAGCTCCTTCTCCAGCCGCACCAGACGATCCTTGGAAGCTTCATCTTTCTCGACCTTCAGCGCCTCGCGCTCGATCTTGAGCTGCATGATGCGACGGTCGATCTCATCCAGCGCCTCGGGCTTGGAATCGACCTGCATGCGCAGGCGCGATGCCGCCTCGTCGACAAGGTCGATGGCCTTGTCGGGCAGGAAGCGGTCGGCAATATAGCGGTTGGACAGGGTCGCCGCCGACACCAGAGCCGAGTCGGAAATGCGCACCTTGTGGTGCTGCTCATACTTCTCCTTCAGGCCGCGCAGGATCGAAACCGTATCCTCGACGGTCGGCTCATCCACGAATACGGGCTGGAAACGCCGTGCGAGCGCCGGGTCCTTCTCCACATGCTTGCGGTATTCGTCGAGCGTGGTCGCACCAACGCAGTGAAGTTCGCCGCGCGCAAGTGCCGGCTTCAGCAGGTTGGAAGCGTCCATCGCCCCATCCGCCTTGCCGGCGCCGACCAGCGTGTGCATCTCGTCGATGAACAGGATTATGCCGCCGGCCGCGGCAGTGACCTCATTGAGCACGGCCTTCAGCCGCTCCTCGAACTCGCCGCGATATTTCGCGCCGGCAATCAGCGCGCCCATATCGAGCGCCATCAACTGCTTGTCCTTCAGCGATTCGGGCACGTCGCCATTGACGATGCGCAGCGCCAGCCCTTCGGCGATCGCCGTTTTGCCGACGCCCGGCTCGCCGATCAGCACCGGATTGTTCTTGGTACGCCGCGAAAGCACCTGAATGGTGCGGCGAATCTCGTCATCCCGGCCGATGACCGGATCGAGCTTGCCCGCGCGCGCGTCGGCCGTCAGGTCGCGCGCATATTTCTTCAGCGCATCATAACCCTGCTCTGCCGAAGCCGAATCGGCGGTGCGGCCCTTGCGGATGTCATTGATGACCTGATTGAGTGCCTGTGGGGTCACGCCTGCCTTGGCGAGAATGTCGGAGGTTGCCGCCGACTTCTCCATCGCCAGCGCCTGCAACAGACGCTCCACCGTCACGAAACTGTCGCCGGCCTTCTTCGCCAGATCCTCGGCGGTGGAAAATACCTTGGCCAGCGGCTGCGCCAGATAAAGCTGGCCATTGCCGCCTTCGACGCGCGGCTGTGCCTCAAGCGCGGCATCAACGCCGAGCTCCACATCCTTCGCAAGACCGCCGGCGCGATCGATCAGCGAGGCTGCGAAACCTTCATCGTCATCGATAAGAGCCTTGAGGATGTGCTCGGGCGTGAACTGCTGGTTGTTTCGGTTCAGTGCATATTGCTGTGCCGACTGAATGAAGCCGCGCACGCGCTCGGAATACTTATCAAGATTCATGCCTGTCTCCTTGGCTGTCCGGCCCGCTGTGCGGCACCGGAGCAGATTGCGGTGACGAACCCGCCCCATGGAGCCAGGTTCAATTCTTCACAGATATGGGGCGCACAACCAATGCTCTCAAGGAGCCCGTGGGCGTAACAGGAGGAATTTTCCGGGCTTCTTCGCAGCACATGCTTTCGACGACAAAAAAGCGGCGGAGATTTCTCTCCACCGCTTTTCATATCTTCAAAAAAGAGTTTTTCGGATCAGCTTTCCGAAGCGGCCACGGCCGGCTCTTCAGCCTGCGCTCCCTCGGCCGTTTCCTTGCTCGCCGCAGTGGCGCGCGGCTTGCGCGGACGGCGCGGCTTGGCAGGCGCTTCCGCCTCCGGCTTTGCTTCCTTCTTCTCGGCCTCGGCGGCCAGAGCGGCCGGGCCGAGATTGGGTTGAGGTGCCAGCGCAGCATCATCAGCTACGGCAGCAGGCGAAGCAGCTTCTTCCACCTCAGCAACGGCCGTTGTAGCGGCAGCTTCGCTGTCCTTCTGGCGCGGTTCGCGAGTGCGGCGTTCGCCGCGCTGGCCGCCGGCCCTCTCGCGGCCCCGACCGCCTTCGCGGTTAACGCGATTCTCGGCAACTTCTTCCGCGTTCAGCGCAACTTCGGCGGGAACGCCTTCGATCACCGGCTGCGGACCCGAGCCATTCCCGGCCTGAGGCTGGTTCTGATGCGCTTCATTGCCGGTGCTGGCAGGAACTTCTGCGTCATCGCGATCGTCTTCATCGTCGAAGTCGTCACGTACAGGCTGTACATGCTGGATCGGCATCTGCGCCTGTGCGGCGGCAATGATTCGATTGTAGTGCTCGGCGTGCTGCAGATAGTTTTCAGCCATCACGCGGTCGCCGGAGCTCATCGCATCGCGAGCGAGCGTCGTATATTTTTCGGCGATCTGCTGAGCGGAGCCACGAATTTTGACGTCCGGGCCATTGCTCTCGTAATTCCGGCTTAAAGGGTTCGGCCCTTTGCGGTTGTTATTGTTATTATTGTTATTATTGCCGCCATTATTGCGACCGCGCATACGCCTGTTCTGCTGTTGTGGCCTCATCCGAGTCTCTTCAGTTGGAAAATCAAGAAAAACCTATCGCGGCGGCAAGGCTCATGGGGCCTGCCGATTTGTCATCCCGCCGGTGCTCGCCCGCATCGATTGCGTTGGCGCCACGTGCCACCTTGTCCCGGTCACATAACACTTACCGGATGATTCCCCGCGAAGCATTCAGCGCCATTTGCGCATAAGGCAGCTATGTCCAAGGGAACCGAATCTCTGGAAGATCTGCCTGCTTCAACTCATCCGGTTGAGGTGACCCTATCTATATTTGCAGACCTTGCCAAGCGTTATTTCGCCGCGGGTACAAGCTCTTTACGCAACTGCGAACAGAAGAACCCGGTCATTTCCGCCCAGATCGCGTCTGGCTTCCAGCAGCCGAAAACATTCATTTTCAAAAATGGAGATGACCTCCAAACGCTGCGTGTTGCCGATTTCCACGACCACGGCACCATCTTGTTCGAGATGGGCGGCTGCCTGCGCGGCGATGACG includes:
- the clpB gene encoding ATP-dependent chaperone ClpB, which gives rise to MNLDKYSERVRGFIQSAQQYALNRNNQQFTPEHILKALIDDDEGFAASLIDRAGGLAKDVELGVDAALEAQPRVEGGNGQLYLAQPLAKVFSTAEDLAKKAGDSFVTVERLLQALAMEKSAATSDILAKAGVTPQALNQVINDIRKGRTADSASAEQGYDALKKYARDLTADARAGKLDPVIGRDDEIRRTIQVLSRRTKNNPVLIGEPGVGKTAIAEGLALRIVNGDVPESLKDKQLMALDMGALIAGAKYRGEFEERLKAVLNEVTAAAGGIILFIDEMHTLVGAGKADGAMDASNLLKPALARGELHCVGATTLDEYRKHVEKDPALARRFQPVFVDEPTVEDTVSILRGLKEKYEQHHKVRISDSALVSAATLSNRYIADRFLPDKAIDLVDEAASRLRMQVDSKPEALDEIDRRIMQLKIEREALKVEKDEASKDRLVRLEKELSDLEEESSGLTAKWQAEKQKLGLAADLKKELDAARNELAIAQRKGEFQRAGELAYGRIPELEKKLAEAEAHDGKPGGMVEEVVTPDHVAHIVSRWTGIPVDKMLEGERDKLLRMEDELARRVVGQGEAVQAVSKAVRRARAGLQDPNRPIGSFMFLGPTGVGKTELTKALASFLFDDENAMVRIDMSEFMEKHSVSRLIGAPPGYVGYEEGGALTEAVRRRPYQVVLFDEIEKAHPDVFNVLLQVLDDGRLTDGQGRTVDFRNTLIVMTSNLGAEYLVNLTDDQDVDVVRDDVLNVVKASFRPEFLNRIDEVILFHRLRRQDMGQIVRIQLKRLESLLVDRKIHLELDDEAVEWLAQKGYDPAYGARPLKRVMQKELQDPLAEKILGGEILDGSTVKVTAGSDRLNFRSRSGAGTEAEQAA
- a CDS encoding L,D-transpeptidase family protein, translating into MSSHIFLSASVIAAALFSFDAMASWGVSSAEEQRPVSEPAGSLMLAQSGDLEVYFDGAGNRVIVDSYTGEVIAVEPPDTRRDRRAMRRQQRQQERYYNDDPGDMERFLQRQREEEARVYDPYSGGYYQEFPEPPGDTYRGPSGEFPQAPDSSRIERRQLEEASLEPNLRAPDSPSRPVTPTTRVDSSLALGAREDIAALQILLDRAGASPGVIDGRFGSNVEKALGVYREITGQTLRSTDAIAITEALANTGGDAFSHYEITNQDVAGPYIASVPVDYSHKAQLEHMSFTSVEEALAERFHMDEAYLKALNPEANFNRPGTIIRVANFGRLVSTPVARITADKAMKQVRAYDESGKLVAAYPATIGSSATPSPSGIHAVTRIAVNPNYTYNPKVNFKQGENDKVLTIPPGPNGPVGSIWIALDKPTYGIHGTPEPSKIGKTESHGCIRLTNWDAAELAKLVKPGVTVEFID
- a CDS encoding DUF4167 domain-containing protein, producing the protein MRPQQQNRRMRGRNNGGNNNNNNNNNRKGPNPLSRNYESNGPDVKIRGSAQQIAEKYTTLARDAMSSGDRVMAENYLQHAEHYNRIIAAAQAQMPIQHVQPVRDDFDDEDDRDDAEVPASTGNEAHQNQPQAGNGSGPQPVIEGVPAEVALNAEEVAENRVNREGGRGRERAGGQRGERRTREPRQKDSEAAATTAVAEVEEAASPAAVADDAALAPQPNLGPAALAAEAEKKEAKPEAEAPAKPRRPRKPRATAASKETAEGAQAEEPAVAASES